The sequence CAGCTATTAATTTATAAGTAGCTGTAGCTTTTAAAAACTTCCATGTGTGCCTTTTATTTTAGCTTTAGCTTATATATTTTATGGTTGAGATTTGCGATCGCTACTTATAGCAACAGCCAAGGCGGTTAAAACACCCATTTATTCTGAAACCCTTATAAATATTGGCATTGAAAAAATGTGACTGCTGACCGCTATCAGTAAGATTGCCTGAGCTTGACTTTTGCTATATTTTGAAAAATTGAGTATTTTACTATGATGCAGCAAACTAAAACTCAAGATTTAAACGTATGGCAAAAAAATAGATTTAGAAGGTAGTCGTTAATTTAATCTTAACTTCCGCTTAAAGCCAATATTGAATGCTGAAAAAGTAATTCTTTTAAGTTTTAGAGATGGCTAAAGCAAAGTATCGTCTTTCTACATTGAGTTTTTCCCTGTTTATCTCTGCTCTAACTTTCATAGTTAGTGCTAAGTCAGCAAAAGCTATTAATCTAGTTAATACTCTAACAATTCCAGGGGGAAGTGCAGATTTATCGCCGCTTAATGGGGGTAATGGCGGTGCCAATATCAACCGTTTAGGTGGATTTTTTTCGGATCATTACTACGATCGCTATCAAAATGTGTACTATGGTCTTGTTGATCGAGGCCCTGGTGGTGGCGTTATTCCCTACGAATCACGGGTACAAAAGTTCTCTGTTGATGTCAACAAAACTACTGGCGCGATCGGTGGCTTCAATTTACTCGATACTATTAAGTTTCAAAACAACGGTAACAGTTACAACGGGTTGAATCCAACAAGACTAAACGGCAATGCGAGTATTTTAGGTCTTAGTCTCGACTCAGAGGGATTTTCGGTTGCTCCTAACGGCAATTTTTATGTATCCGATGAATACGGGCCTTCTGTATATGAATTTCGTCCAGATGGTTCATTCCTACAGGCATTTAACACTCCGAGCAATTTAATTCCTCAACAAAGCGACGGTACTATTAATTATGTTGATGGTCGTCCAATTATCACCAGTGGTCGCCAGGATAACCGAGGGTTTGAAGGGTTGACGCTGAGTCCTGATGGCTCAAAACTATTTGCAATGCTGCAAGACCCCTTAGTTAATGAAGGTGACACCAATGAAGGTCGCCGTAGCCGTAACTTGAGAATTGTTGAGTATGATACAAAGACGGGTGAAAGTCTAGCCCAGTATATCTACCAGGTAGAAAGCATTGCAGATATAAATGACCGCATCCCAGGAACTACAAATGATTTTACTGCTACGGCTCAAGGTCGTAATATTGGCATTAGCTCTATTACAGCACTAAATGACAATGAGTTTTTGGTGATTGAGCGCGACAATCGTGGTGTGGGTGAAGCAGATCCTACAAGCATCAACCCAGTTGGTAGCAAAAGAGTTTATAAGATTGATCTGACAGGTGCAACTGATGTTAGTAATATTAGCTTGGCAGGCAGCAACACTTTGCCAAGCGAGGTAGTACCTGTTAGTAAGTCCTTGTTTCTAGACATTGCGGCTGCTTTGCAAGGTGTTGGGCAGATCATTCCAGAAAAGCTTGAGGGTTTGACAATTGGCCCTAAACTTACAGATGGTTCTTATGCACTGTTAGTTGGTAGTGATAACGACTTTAGCGTTACTCAAAATAGCTCCAATACACAGTTTGATGTTTGCACAGATGGCACACAGGTAGCTATTGATAGCGGTTGTCAAAATGGATCAAGTTTGATTCCTACCTATCTTTACTCGTTTAAGGCTAGTAGTACAGAGTTAGCAGGATACGTTGTGCCAAGTAAGGTGCCAGAACCAACGGCTACTGCTGGGTTAGTGCTTTTAGGTTTGGCGGCTATATCTCTCAAGAGAAAGCCAGCTTAAATTTTATTAGGATTTAAAAAGGTTAGGGGCGCTTCAATTTTCGCCCCTAGAATTATTTACTCAAAACCTTCCCGCGATCCTTTGACCTTAGATTTAGCTTTAGAAGCACTGCGTCGGAGAGCTTGCAGACGGGTTTCGTATTTGCTGCGTTGACGTTTATTAGGAGTGATTTCAATTAAGGTTTTCAAGGCACTGCCGAGACTTTTGTAGGCGTTGGGAAGTGTGTAACCAAAGCGGGTTGCTAGCGCGATCGCTTTTTCGTCTGCTTCTGCTACTTCTTTAAAGTTTCGCTCACCATTATTTTTTTGGTAGAGGCGATACCCTGAAACGCCACAAAGTACTAATGCCAATAACAGTAGTAAGCCATCTTGCACCCAAAGTTCACCGACTGCACCACCTAAGCCAATGGCAAGTGCTGCCATTTCCCAACCTTCTCTAGGGATGGTGTCATTTTGAATACGGGCGACTTCATGCCAAAACAGCAAATTTCTTTGATCGAGGGCTAGTTGATCCCATTTCACCAAGTCAATTTGAATTTCTACCTGATCTTTACCAATTTCTTCACAACGCACTAGAGGTGGATTTACCTCTGTAGTTCCCTCCACACTTACCCAGCTTTGTAACTCTGGCGGTAAAAGAGTTTTTAAACGCCGGAGTTCGCTCATCTCGGCTCTAGCAGAGGAGGTTACATATGATGTCATAGATCCGGCTCCAGGATTTAAACAAAAATAAACTTTTTACTTGCAAGTATTGTAAAACTTTACAGAGGCTCTCACCCACAAATCAAAGCATTGCATATACGAAATCTAAAAGCAGGGAAAATTAGTAAGTAAGTATGCCAACCTAATTAAACAAAAAAGCCCTCCCCCCAACATTTTTACCTTGTTAAGCGGAGAGGAAGATTTTAGTTATGATTTTTTTAGGTGGAGTTACTTAATTACCTATGCAATCTGAAAAATTGTGTAAATTTAATCAGACTGCTGCAACAGCAACTTTTTGGGCGCGATTGTGTGGTGTGCCAAAATCAATTTCTGGCCCCTTGGGGACAATCCGAGTGGGATTGATTTTATTATGGCTCTTGTAGTAGTGCCGCTTAATGTGGTCAATGTTGCAGGTTTCTTTGACTCCTGGTACTTGGTAGAGTTCTTTAAAGTAGTTCCACAGATTGGGATAGTCCCAAATGTGGCGGAGGTTACATTTGAAGTGACCGTAGTAGACGACATCAAAGCGTAATAGTGTGGTAAATATACACCAGTCTGCTTCAGTGATGCGATCGCCACACAGGTAACGCTGCTTTCCTAACACTTCATCCCAGTGATCCAAGGCATTAAATAAGTCGGTTAAACCTTCTTCATAAGCCGTTTGAGAGGTAGCGAATCCTGCGCGATAGACACCATTATTAATTGGTTGATAGATTGTGTCGATAGTCTGGTCAATAACTTCCCGTAAATCTTCGGGATAGAAGTTTACATCTGATTTAGCCAAAGCCGCAAACTCTGTATCCAACATCCGAATAATTTCACGGGATTCATTATTAACTATCGTGTTAGTTTGTTTATCCCAAAGTACCGGAACTGTTACTCGCCCTTCATAGTTGGGATCTGCTTTGAGATATATTTCCCAAAGGGCGTTAGCATTATTTACCGTATCGGGAATAGACCCTGGATCAGTTGATGAAAATTCCCAGCTATTTTCATATATTTCTGGGTGAACAACTGACATCCCAATAACATCTTCTAGTCCTTTCAACTTCCGCATAATGGCGGTGCGGTGCGCCCAAGGACAAGCCCAAGAAATATACAGATGATAGCGTCCAGCCTCAGCTTTAAAGCCACTAGAACCATCAGCAGTTATTTTGTTGCGGAAAGTTGTTACAGGTCGGATGAATTTACCTTGGGAATCTTCTTGTTCACGTTCAGATACCCATTTACCGCCGATAAGAAGACCTAAACCCATAATTACCTCATTTGAGTTCTATGTTCCATTATCCATAGTTGTTAAATTTTCAGCTTGAAGTAAAGTCTGAGTGGAAATTGAAGGTATTGAACGTAGGCGTTAGCCATCCCAAGACTTATAAGCTGATAAGCTGTTGTGCTTCTAAATTTTATATTTTAGGGAGGGAGGAGAGAGGGTAAGAGTGTTTGATAACTTTTCTCAAGAGTTATAAAATGTACAATTTAGATGCGCGTTAGCTTAACTGAATACTTGCAATATTCTTCAAAGAATATCTTTAAGATTCAATACAAATCCTGGTAATACATCCTCCCCTGATATAGTTGTGGGAGATTGTAATATCTCAACTTCAGTACTAGGGCGATAAATTTCCACCTGCTGATTTTTGCGATTAAGCATCCATCCCAATCTAGCGCCGTTGTCAATATATTCCCTCATTTTGGCGCGGGTTTTTTCTAGTGAATCACTAAGAGAACATAATTCCACCACAAAATCAGGACATATTGGAGCAAATCTTGCTTGTTGTTCAGGGGTTAAAGCTTCCCATCTTTCTTTTTTAACCCAAGAAGCATCAGGAGAAAGCTCTGCACCATTTGGTAATTTAAACCCAGTTGAAGAGTCAAAGGCAACTCCAGTACCATCTGTATCTGCCCAATTTAACAATCGCTGAGTTACTCTAGCATTGCGTCTGCCAGTTTCGCTACCTGTGGGTGGCATAATAATCAATTCTCCTGATGCTGTACGCTCAAATTGATAATCGCGGTTATTCTGACAAAGCTCAAAAAATTGCTCATCTGTCAGGGTTAAAGTATGTGGTAAGGTTAAGGTGAAGACTGTCATAACATTGATTTCCACAGCCATAACAAAGGTTATTTATAGCGTAGCTTGAGTTATGAGAAATGAGCGATCGCTATCTCTCCAACTACTCGCGCCATCTAAAAATAATCTGCTCCTCAGCTTGTTTAAACTCAATATTAAACTTATCAAATACAACCTCTCTCCCCAAAAGCATCACATCTGCGGTATTATTTTGTATCCATGCAACAGGAGCAATAAAAATGTATCCATCAATATTCATTTGAATCTGTCTTAAAACATACTCGACCTTTCCTCCTATTGTCTGTCCTACTAATATTGTCTCTCCATCAGCTAAAGCATAGCCCAAATCTTGACCAGCTTTCAAAGAAATTACACTAAAATCTGCTCCTGAATCTACTACCATCGTGGCATTGATTACCGAGTCTTTATGTTGCAAAATTATCTGATAATCTGGCTGCCATTCATGGCGGCTGACTGTACGAAAAGAAATTGGTAAAATTACAATTGATTCTGTAAATCCAGGGACTAAATAAATTGAATAAATTTCTCCTGAAGCTTCAGCAAAATTTAAAGCTTCTCGCAAATTTTCGCTGTGACAAATAATTCCATTAGCATTGTAAGCAATGTATTGATGAGCATACAGATTTAATTGCCGACGGTTGCGGTTTAGCCATTGCAACATTTCTCGGCTTTCTTCTTTTGAAGGTATTCTACTCATCAAGTTAGCCTATCGAAAAAAATCCAAGTTACTAATTCTATTATTTTAAGCGATCGCCATAAATGCCAAGAGCGATCGCACTGGATCGCTCTTATCTATAATTTAATTCTTACTCCCCTCTCCCTACAAGGAAAGGGGTAGATAGTGAGGTTAAACCTTCGCTTCTTCCTTCACTAACTTGTCCCAACCTAAATCTTTCAGGTTGTTATTCCGACGCAATGGACGAGTTACTAACTCTAAAATGTCACGGGTATTAGTAAAGCCGTGAATTTGAGCAAAAGTAAACTCAACTGACCACTTAGTATTAATCCCACGCGCTTCTAAGGGGTTAGCATGAGCCATACCAGTAATTACTAAATCAGGATGCAATTCGTGAATGCGCTGAATTTGGTTGTAATTATCTGGTTTTTCAACAATTTTTGGTGTTGGTACGCCCATTTCTTGACAAGTTTTCTCAAGCAATGCTAATTCAGCAGCTTGATAACGCTTATCCATATAAGGAATACCGATTTCTGGGCAAGTCATGCCGCAGCGAATTAAGAAACGCGCTAAAGATATTTCTAGTAAGTTGTCGCCCATTAAGAAGACAGACTTACCACGCACCAGCTTAACGTAATCTTCTACACCAGCCCAGATTTGTGCTTCCCGTTCATCTAAACCTTTGGGTTCTATACCAAATACTGAGCAGATTTTCTCAATCCAAGCACGAGTTCCATCTGGCCCAATGGGGAATGGTGCGCCT comes from Oculatellaceae cyanobacterium and encodes:
- a CDS encoding glutathione S-transferase family protein, whose protein sequence is MGLGLLIGGKWVSEREQEDSQGKFIRPVTTFRNKITADGSSGFKAEAGRYHLYISWACPWAHRTAIMRKLKGLEDVIGMSVVHPEIYENSWEFSSTDPGSIPDTVNNANALWEIYLKADPNYEGRVTVPVLWDKQTNTIVNNESREIIRMLDTEFAALAKSDVNFYPEDLREVIDQTIDTIYQPINNGVYRAGFATSQTAYEEGLTDLFNALDHWDEVLGKQRYLCGDRITEADWCIFTTLLRFDVVYYGHFKCNLRHIWDYPNLWNYFKELYQVPGVKETCNIDHIKRHYYKSHNKINPTRIVPKGPEIDFGTPHNRAQKVAVAAV
- a CDS encoding Uma2 family endonuclease, which encodes MAVEINVMTVFTLTLPHTLTLTDEQFFELCQNNRDYQFERTASGELIIMPPTGSETGRRNARVTQRLLNWADTDGTGVAFDSSTGFKLPNGAELSPDASWVKKERWEALTPEQQARFAPICPDFVVELCSLSDSLEKTRAKMREYIDNGARLGWMLNRKNQQVEIYRPSTEVEILQSPTTISGEDVLPGFVLNLKDIL
- a CDS encoding retropepsin-like domain-containing protein, whose translation is MSRIPSKEESREMLQWLNRNRRQLNLYAHQYIAYNANGIICHSENLREALNFAEASGEIYSIYLVPGFTESIVILPISFRTVSRHEWQPDYQIILQHKDSVINATMVVDSGADFSVISLKAGQDLGYALADGETILVGQTIGGKVEYVLRQIQMNIDGYIFIAPVAWIQNNTADVMLLGREVVFDKFNIEFKQAEEQIIFRWRE
- a CDS encoding DUF3318 domain-containing protein, with the translated sequence MSELRRLKTLLPPELQSWVSVEGTTEVNPPLVRCEEIGKDQVEIQIDLVKWDQLALDQRNLLFWHEVARIQNDTIPREGWEMAALAIGLGGAVGELWVQDGLLLLLALVLCGVSGYRLYQKNNGERNFKEVAEADEKAIALATRFGYTLPNAYKSLGSALKTLIEITPNKRQRSKYETRLQALRRSASKAKSKVKGSREGFE
- a CDS encoding esterase-like activity of phytase family protein; the encoded protein is MAKAKYRLSTLSFSLFISALTFIVSAKSAKAINLVNTLTIPGGSADLSPLNGGNGGANINRLGGFFSDHYYDRYQNVYYGLVDRGPGGGVIPYESRVQKFSVDVNKTTGAIGGFNLLDTIKFQNNGNSYNGLNPTRLNGNASILGLSLDSEGFSVAPNGNFYVSDEYGPSVYEFRPDGSFLQAFNTPSNLIPQQSDGTINYVDGRPIITSGRQDNRGFEGLTLSPDGSKLFAMLQDPLVNEGDTNEGRRSRNLRIVEYDTKTGESLAQYIYQVESIADINDRIPGTTNDFTATAQGRNIGISSITALNDNEFLVIERDNRGVGEADPTSINPVGSKRVYKIDLTGATDVSNISLAGSNTLPSEVVPVSKSLFLDIAAALQGVGQIIPEKLEGLTIGPKLTDGSYALLVGSDNDFSVTQNSSNTQFDVCTDGTQVAIDSGCQNGSSLIPTYLYSFKASSTELAGYVVPSKVPEPTATAGLVLLGLAAISLKRKPA